Proteins from a genomic interval of Diceros bicornis minor isolate mBicDic1 chromosome 34, mDicBic1.mat.cur, whole genome shotgun sequence:
- the LOC131397865 gene encoding CD177 antigen-like, whose protein sequence is MSPALLLILQGITLLLPRVQGLTCQSGRGQAVKNVSEMPLQWTVTNQQACEDGWGCQDTLILTVNGPQVHLVLSKGCTPEEDQEVLVTQHRAGPGISIVSYTRVYRESDLCNNISNTFPLWDLPPTTVPGSLRCPVCLSTEGCLSATELPCPEGSTHCYNGILLIRGEDVSTNLRVQGCTSQAGCNLLNDTQKIGALTVSENCDPKALLTCQRGVMLRIQQNSAQTPIEWTASGHQTCDAGEMCQETLLLVDVGSRSLTVGSKGCSKMSTQDSPTVTVYTGPPGMLVASYAHFCSSSGCNRANSSSVLLDALPRPAAPVLGNMQCPVCVELFGSCPQNSEIVTCPRGTTHCYRGSIDLSGGGFSSSVNLQGCMVKPSKYLLNHAHNIGVFSVIENSGYENENQPPLQDRAARTSYVALVAGMGLSLALWCGVPSLLTPLPLILSPC, encoded by the exons ATGAGCCCTGCCCTCCTGCTGATCCTCCAGGGCATCACCCTCCTGCTGCCCC GAGTGCAGGGCCTGACCTGTCAGTCGGGGAGAGGTCAGGCTGTGAAGAATGTATCGGAAATGCCGCTCCAGTGGACGGTGACTAATCAGCAAGCCTGTGAGGACGGCTGGGGTTGTCAAGACACACTGATACTCACTGTGAATG GACCCCAAGTGCATCTGGTGCTCAGCAAGGGCTGCACCCCGGAGGAAGATCAGGAGGTCCTTGTCACCCAGCACAGGGCAGGCCCGGGCATCTCCATCGTCTCCTACACCCGTGTGTACCGCGAGAGTGACTTGTGCAACAACATCTCCAACACCTTCCCTCTCTGGGACTTGCCTCCCACAACAG TCCCAGGGTCCCTGCGGTGCCCAGTCTGCTTGTCCACAGAAGGCTGTCTGTCTGCAACAGAGCTTCCCTGCCCTGAGGGGAGCACGCATTGCTACAACGGGATCCTACTTATCAGGGGAG AGGACGTCTCCACCAACCTGAGAGTCCAGGGGTGCACATCCCAAGCAGGCTGCAACCTGCTTAATGACACTCAAAAAATCGGGGCCCTGACTGTGAGCGAGAACTGCGATCCTAAAG CTCTTCTGACCTGTCAACGGGGGGTCATGTTGAGGATACAGCAAAACTCGGCTCAGACACCCATCGAATGGACCGCCAGTGGTCACCAGACGTGTGATGCTGGGGAGATGTGTCAGGAGACACTTCTGCTCGTGGACGTAG GATCCAGATCACTCACAGTGGGGAGCAAAGGCTGCAGCAAGATGAGCACACAGGATTCCCCAACTGTCACCGTCTACACGGGTCCCCCCGGAATGCTCGTTGCCTCCTATGCCCACTTCTGCTCCTCCAGTGGGTGCAACAGAGCCAACAGCAGCAGTGTCCTGTTGGATGCCCTGCCCCGTCCAG CTGCCCCTGTCCTAGGAAACATGCAGTGTCCTGTCTGTGTGGAGTTGTTTGGATCCTGCCCACAAAACTCTGAAATTGTGACCTGCCCTAGAGGCACCACTCATTGTTACCGTGGTTCCATTGATCTCAGTGGAG GTGGGTTCTCCTCCTCAGTGAATCTTCAGGGCTGCATGGTGAAACcttccaaatatttgttgaatcatgCCCACAATATTGGAGTCTTCTCTGTGATTGAGAACTCTGGGTATGAGAATGAGAATCAGCCTCCTCTTCAAGACAGAGCTGCCCGTACCTCCTACGTGGCTTTGGTGGCAGGGATGGGGTTATCCCTAGCCCTTTGGTGTGGGGTGCCCTCCCTGTTGACCCCATTACCCTTGATTCTTAGCCCTTGCTGA